One Coprobacter tertius DNA segment encodes these proteins:
- the purB gene encoding adenylosuccinate lyase, which produces MELSSLTAVSPIDGRYRDKVSVLSDYFSEYALIRYRVRVEIEYFIALCELPLPQLAGMDRSLFDSLRKIYTDFSIADAECIKSIESVTNHDVKAVEYFIKEKFDALGIEKYKEFIHFGLTSQDINNTSVPLSVKEALEEVYYPMIEKLIAVVNDYAEEWKNIPMLAKTHGQPASPTRLGKEIRVFGYRLEQQLKALRTVPLSGKFGGATGNFNAHKLAYPAIDWRSFGNSFLNNKLGIVREEWTTQISNYDNFAALFDGMRRINVILMDLDKDFWQYISMEYFKQKIKEGEVGSSAMPHKVNPIDFENSEGNLGIANAILDHLAIKLPVSRLQRDLTDSTVLRNVGVPMAHTLIAFQSTLKGLGKLLLNEKAINRDLDNMWSVVAEGIQTILRREGYPKPYETLKALTRTNSVVNEESIHAFVETLNVSDAVKEELRAITPHNYTGM; this is translated from the coding sequence ATGGAATTATCATCATTGACAGCAGTTTCGCCTATCGACGGGCGTTATCGGGATAAAGTATCGGTTTTATCCGATTACTTTTCTGAATATGCTCTTATTCGTTACCGGGTAAGGGTAGAAATAGAATATTTTATCGCTTTGTGTGAGTTGCCATTGCCGCAGTTGGCTGGTATGGATAGATCTCTTTTTGATTCTTTAAGAAAGATATATACCGATTTTAGTATAGCTGATGCAGAATGCATTAAATCGATCGAATCGGTTACAAATCATGATGTAAAAGCGGTAGAATATTTTATAAAAGAAAAATTCGATGCTTTAGGGATAGAGAAGTACAAGGAATTTATACATTTTGGTCTTACTTCGCAAGATATAAATAATACATCGGTCCCTCTTTCAGTAAAAGAAGCTCTCGAGGAAGTATATTATCCGATGATCGAGAAGCTGATTGCTGTTGTTAATGATTATGCTGAAGAATGGAAAAATATTCCTATGTTGGCCAAGACTCACGGACAACCGGCATCTCCTACCCGTTTAGGTAAAGAAATTAGGGTTTTCGGATATCGTCTCGAACAACAATTGAAAGCTTTGCGTACAGTTCCGTTGAGTGGAAAATTCGGTGGGGCTACCGGAAATTTCAATGCGCATAAGTTGGCTTATCCGGCTATCGATTGGCGATCTTTTGGAAATAGTTTCTTAAACAATAAATTGGGAATTGTACGAGAGGAATGGACTACACAGATTTCAAATTACGATAATTTTGCGGCTCTTTTCGACGGAATGCGACGTATAAATGTTATTCTGATGGATCTTGACAAAGATTTTTGGCAATATATTTCGATGGAGTATTTCAAACAAAAGATTAAAGAAGGTGAAGTCGGGTCTTCGGCTATGCCTCATAAAGTGAACCCTATCGATTTTGAAAATTCGGAGGGTAATCTCGGTATTGCCAATGCTATTCTCGACCATTTGGCTATAAAGCTTCCTGTTTCCCGATTACAGCGTGATCTTACCGATTCTACCGTACTTAGAAATGTGGGAGTTCCGATGGCTCATACTCTTATTGCTTTTCAGAGTACATTGAAAGGATTGGGAAAATTGCTTTTAAATGAAAAAGCGATTAACCGTGATTTGGATAATATGTGGAGTGTGGTTGCCGAGGGAATTCAAACGATATTACGACGTGAAGGTTATCCTAAACCTTATGAAACGCTAAAAGCTCTGACGCGTACCAATAGTGTTGTCAATGAAGAATCGATACATGCTTTTGTAGAAACATTAAATGTTTCCGATGCTGTAAAAGAAGAACTTCGAGCGATAACTCCTCATAATTATACAGGTATGTGA
- a CDS encoding AAA domain-containing protein: MEKICNGNITITAGEYFSSLLFIYNQYDNNYTQRYRQLLQLTDHLCRQLLPRELPYPGLFESIEEICRDNDEAYRLLTIVRVHTHQTLFSDSYPPNERELKKDIYRFARAVGILLNVSVPMKLQGNTEDNDNITKETPHDQKITRIRASFRKKLTDGKLSVVFHDSTDTSQRKISILPHKEYQDIFCHSIEELEKGMQVNLINVKPVSIKDREYTCEMIVIEPDILLDISAVSECFKEYGVHPLSYFLFRLGTDKNTHHILLGNIANLFLDELVNESEGNEISFEKVMQKAFRQNPFGIAACPDLQDKKTEKEFFNACRLQFRNLKDTVQRLFSEKKIDRNKVLLEPTFICESLGLQGRLDLLSDDLSAFIELKSGKAKEDVFSGTLSYGESHYVQMLLYAAVLHFNLGIEYGHTHPYLLYSRYPTLYPMGISHRLIKEAVNLRNRIVAQEYRLQKMNSPVYSRDFLYQITPDALNIRHLVGTFWDKYLSRPIDNFATLLRRLSPIANDYFSTLFTFICKEQYLSRTGSSQYDNSRGLSSLWNSPIDEKIASGEMIPELFLSTNRMTEKDQILTFRLPHKKNEYDHEPNFRKGDMVILYLRNTKEANACNRQIFKGCIENISSDSVTISLRIRQRNQQVLPLGETYALERDYPDVGFSIMYRALGYFLQANGDRRDLLLSQRAPRTDENRLNKILQKEENDLNRTVEKALAAQDYFLLIGPPGTGKTSQALKRIVIEYLKKDKDILLLAYTHKAVDEICNTLIDIDPELPFLRLGNKTSCDPSFHYRLLDEALTHCYRRSDVTELISNCHIIVSTLTTLCGRMDLFKIKHFDAAIIDEASQILEPQLIGIWCATDSYGNNAIDKFILIGDHKQLPAVVMQSKEQSEVTSERLQNAGINNLQDSLFERLYRYQKEKYGPNSLFAGHLTRQGRMHPDICDFPSITFYEGKLLPIPLKHQQQKDLPFAGSENEYMNRILSRRFAFVSIKSEISAPDYKINRKEAVYITRLAKAVYHRIIREKGKFDASCDIGIITPYRSQIAAIKHELSQTGIDELSRLTIDTVERFQGGQRDVILFSCCINSPFQLRFICNTFEENGNLIDRKLNVALTRAREQMIIIGNSDLLQRNIVYRKLLEYINNKESLFKEKDPTF, encoded by the coding sequence ATGGAAAAGATATGTAACGGCAACATTACAATAACAGCCGGTGAGTATTTTTCGTCTTTACTATTTATTTACAATCAATACGACAATAACTATACTCAGCGTTACAGACAATTACTTCAGCTTACCGATCATCTGTGCCGCCAATTATTACCCCGGGAACTCCCTTACCCCGGACTTTTTGAAAGTATCGAAGAAATATGCCGTGATAATGACGAAGCATACCGTTTGCTCACAATTGTAAGAGTACACACTCATCAAACTTTATTTTCAGATTCTTATCCTCCGAATGAAAGAGAATTAAAAAAAGACATTTACCGATTTGCTCGCGCAGTAGGAATCCTGCTGAATGTTAGCGTACCCATGAAATTACAGGGAAATACAGAAGACAATGACAATATAACAAAGGAAACTCCCCATGACCAGAAAATAACTCGCATAAGAGCCTCTTTTCGTAAAAAACTTACGGACGGAAAACTATCAGTCGTCTTTCACGATTCCACCGATACATCTCAGAGAAAAATTTCCATACTTCCCCATAAAGAATATCAGGATATTTTCTGTCACTCGATAGAAGAACTCGAAAAAGGAATGCAGGTAAATCTGATAAACGTAAAGCCGGTATCGATAAAAGATCGGGAATACACTTGTGAAATGATCGTTATCGAACCGGATATACTACTTGATATCAGTGCAGTTTCTGAATGTTTTAAAGAATATGGCGTACACCCGCTCTCATACTTTCTGTTCCGTTTGGGAACCGATAAAAATACCCACCACATTTTACTAGGTAATATCGCAAATTTATTTCTCGATGAACTCGTAAACGAAAGTGAAGGAAATGAAATTTCCTTCGAGAAAGTTATGCAAAAAGCATTCCGTCAAAACCCATTCGGCATTGCAGCTTGTCCTGACCTTCAGGATAAAAAAACCGAAAAAGAGTTCTTTAATGCCTGCCGTCTGCAATTCAGGAATCTGAAAGATACAGTACAACGCCTTTTCTCCGAAAAAAAAATCGACCGGAATAAAGTCTTACTCGAACCTACTTTTATATGCGAAAGTTTAGGGCTCCAGGGACGTCTTGATTTATTAAGCGACGATCTTTCCGCATTTATCGAATTAAAGTCGGGCAAAGCAAAAGAAGATGTATTTTCCGGAACCCTCTCATATGGAGAAAGTCACTATGTACAAATGCTACTCTATGCGGCCGTACTTCATTTTAATCTCGGAATCGAATACGGGCACACCCACCCTTATTTACTTTATTCACGATATCCCACTTTATATCCGATGGGAATATCACACCGGCTTATTAAAGAAGCAGTAAACCTACGAAACCGTATCGTTGCACAAGAATACCGGCTACAAAAAATGAATTCGCCGGTTTACAGTCGCGACTTTCTGTATCAAATTACACCTGACGCACTGAATATAAGGCATCTGGTCGGAACGTTTTGGGACAAATATTTAAGCCGGCCTATCGATAATTTCGCAACTCTATTACGAAGGTTATCGCCGATCGCAAACGATTACTTTTCGACTCTTTTTACGTTTATATGCAAAGAACAGTATCTCTCAAGAACCGGATCATCCCAATATGACAACAGTCGCGGATTATCTTCATTATGGAATTCCCCGATCGACGAAAAAATCGCTTCCGGAGAAATGATTCCCGAATTATTTCTGTCAACGAACCGGATGACCGAAAAAGATCAAATATTAACCTTCCGATTACCTCATAAAAAAAACGAATATGATCACGAACCTAATTTCAGAAAAGGAGATATGGTCATATTATACCTCCGCAATACAAAAGAAGCGAATGCTTGTAACCGACAGATATTTAAAGGATGTATAGAAAATATTTCATCCGATTCGGTAACGATATCATTACGTATACGTCAACGTAATCAACAGGTTCTTCCATTGGGCGAAACCTATGCTCTGGAACGAGATTATCCCGATGTAGGCTTTTCGATTATGTATCGGGCTCTCGGTTATTTTTTACAGGCAAATGGAGACCGTCGGGATTTACTTCTTTCACAAAGAGCTCCGAGAACCGATGAAAATCGATTGAATAAAATATTGCAGAAAGAAGAAAACGATCTGAATAGAACCGTAGAAAAAGCCCTGGCAGCGCAAGATTATTTCTTGTTGATAGGCCCGCCGGGCACCGGAAAAACATCACAAGCCTTAAAACGTATAGTCATAGAATACTTAAAGAAAGACAAGGATATTCTTTTGCTGGCCTATACCCATAAAGCGGTCGACGAAATTTGTAATACGCTTATCGATATCGATCCAGAGCTTCCTTTCTTACGGCTCGGAAACAAAACCAGTTGCGATCCTTCGTTTCATTATCGGCTACTCGACGAGGCACTGACACATTGTTATCGGAGAAGCGACGTTACCGAACTTATCAGTAACTGCCACATTATCGTCTCTACCCTTACCACACTCTGTGGGCGCATGGATCTCTTTAAAATAAAACATTTCGACGCAGCCATTATCGATGAAGCCTCTCAAATACTCGAACCTCAGCTTATCGGAATATGGTGCGCGACAGATAGTTACGGAAATAATGCCATCGATAAATTTATCCTTATCGGAGACCATAAACAACTCCCGGCCGTAGTAATGCAAAGCAAAGAACAAAGCGAAGTAACCTCCGAACGCTTACAAAATGCCGGCATAAACAATCTGCAAGATTCTCTTTTCGAAAGACTCTATCGCTATCAAAAAGAAAAATACGGACCAAATTCTCTTTTTGCAGGCCATCTTACCCGACAAGGAAGAATGCATCCTGATATTTGCGACTTTCCTTCTATAACTTTTTATGAAGGAAAGTTACTTCCCATTCCGTTAAAACATCAGCAACAAAAAGATTTGCCTTTCGCAGGAAGCGAAAATGAATATATGAATCGTATACTAAGTCGTAGATTCGCATTCGTATCCATCAAAAGCGAAATAAGCGCCCCCGACTATAAAATAAACAGAAAAGAAGCAGTTTATATCACACGACTGGCCAAAGCTGTTTATCATCGAATAATAAGGGAGAAAGGCAAATTCGATGCCTCCTGCGATATCGGTATCATTACCCCTTACCGAAGCCAGATTGCAGCAATCAAACATGAATTATCCCAAACCGGAATAGACGAACTTTCCCGTCTTACAATTGATACGGTAGAACGTTTTCAGGGTGGACAACGAGATGTTATACTCTTTTCATGCTGTATCAATTCCCCGTTTCAGCTTCGGTTTATTTGTAATACTTTTGAAGAGAATGGAAATCTGATCGACCGAAAACTGAATGTAGCTCTTACCCGGGCCCGAGAGCAAATGATTATTATAGGCAACTCAGACTTACTTCAAAGAAATATCGTTTATCGGAAACTGCTCGAATATATAAATAACAAAGAATCTTTATTTAAAGAAAAAGACCCGACTTTTTAA
- a CDS encoding DUF4919 domain-containing protein → MKHLYLLVILFIVSFGIKAQTTTKPEPPDMKRIETEIRDYNSEFYYPRLMKRYLKNDTTLTLNEFRHLYYGYSFQEGYNPYRISPHTQALANDMYSHKEHSISDCDSIAKYAILALDDFPFDLRQMNFLIYALNHKNMESLAAVWKYKLRNTINAILSTGDGNSPETAWWVIYPTHEYDIVNHLGYTGSDYNFVEPTYDYLELEKNPLKTKGFYFNVSRILEEYNRKYKE, encoded by the coding sequence ATGAAACACCTTTACTTACTCGTCATATTATTTATCGTATCATTCGGCATAAAGGCCCAAACAACTACGAAACCCGAGCCTCCCGATATGAAGCGTATCGAAACGGAAATACGCGATTATAATTCCGAATTTTATTATCCCCGGTTGATGAAACGATACCTTAAAAATGATACGACACTGACTTTAAACGAATTCAGACATCTTTATTATGGCTATAGCTTTCAAGAAGGATATAACCCATACCGTATCTCACCCCATACGCAAGCATTGGCAAACGATATGTATTCTCATAAAGAACATTCTATTTCTGATTGCGACAGCATTGCCAAATATGCAATACTGGCTTTAGACGATTTCCCCTTCGACCTGCGCCAAATGAATTTTCTTATTTACGCTCTGAATCATAAAAACATGGAATCTCTTGCAGCTGTATGGAAATATAAATTGCGCAACACGATCAACGCGATTTTATCTACCGGAGATGGAAATTCTCCTGAAACGGCCTGGTGGGTGATTTATCCGACACACGAGTATGATATTGTAAACCATTTGGGCTATACCGGTTCCGACTATAACTTTGTAGAACCTACATACGATTATCTCGAACTAGAGAAGAATCCGCTGAAAACAAAAGGTTTTTATTTTAACGTAAGCCGTATTCTGGAAGAATACAATCGAAAGTATAAAGAATAA
- the phoU gene encoding phosphate signaling complex protein PhoU: protein MKYIEKELEDLKTEVLEMWSLVHSQLNRAGEALLTLDKDLAREVICREKRVNAFELKIDSDCEDIIALYTPVAVDLRFVLAMLKINTNLERIADFCEGMSRFVIDFPQISLDAELLDRTGIREMINTTKEMMEKGQSALTEENSSLAVGIFDMDNRVDELNRQATTIIADYIQANPDRAVECLNLISIIRKLERVGDHCNNIAEEIIFYLDAKVLKHSGKKE, encoded by the coding sequence ATGAAATACATCGAAAAAGAACTCGAAGATCTCAAAACAGAAGTTTTGGAAATGTGGAGTTTAGTACATTCTCAGCTTAACAGAGCTGGAGAAGCGCTTCTAACCCTCGATAAGGACCTCGCCCGGGAAGTGATCTGCCGTGAGAAAAGAGTAAACGCATTCGAACTTAAAATAGACAGCGACTGCGAAGATATTATCGCCCTTTACACTCCTGTCGCCGTCGATTTGCGTTTTGTTTTGGCTATGCTAAAAATAAATACCAACCTCGAACGTATTGCCGATTTTTGCGAAGGGATGTCTCGGTTCGTAATCGATTTCCCCCAAATCAGCCTCGACGCCGAATTACTCGATCGCACCGGCATTCGGGAAATGATAAATACGACAAAAGAAATGATGGAAAAAGGGCAGAGCGCCCTTACTGAAGAAAACTCTTCCCTTGCCGTAGGAATATTCGATATGGATAACCGTGTCGATGAACTCAACAGACAAGCCACCACCATCATTGCAGATTATATACAGGCAAATCCCGACCGGGCTGTCGAATGCCTCAATCTCATAAGTATTATACGTAAACTCGAACGCGTAGGAGACCATTGCAATAACATCGCCGAAGAGATCATTTTCTATCTCGATGCCAAGGTACTTAAACATTCGGGGAAAAAGGAATAA
- a CDS encoding FKBP-type peptidyl-prolyl cis-trans isomerase, with product MKKLPCVIFLLMVVCIIACNKDEDYWTKYENWRKANDAYFEAASREKGPDGQLMYEKVSPSWDKGSYVLMKYHTRGTRTDTPFVSSYVDVKYKGMLYNGTPFDSSYNNTAVYGDSIYRSQLSDNILGWIAALTHMAPGDSCTVIIPQNMAYGSAMQSSLILPYSTLKFEMKLIDIPGLEKPAQ from the coding sequence ATGAAAAAATTACCTTGTGTGATCTTTTTGCTGATGGTCGTTTGCATTATTGCCTGCAATAAGGATGAAGACTATTGGACCAAATACGAAAATTGGCGTAAAGCCAATGATGCATACTTCGAAGCTGCTTCCCGGGAAAAAGGTCCGGACGGACAACTGATGTACGAAAAAGTTTCACCGAGCTGGGATAAAGGATCGTATGTGCTTATGAAGTATCATACACGGGGAACCCGTACAGATACCCCTTTCGTTTCGAGTTATGTAGATGTAAAATATAAAGGGATGCTCTATAACGGCACTCCTTTCGATTCGTCATACAATAATACGGCAGTTTATGGAGACAGCATTTACCGTTCACAATTGTCCGACAATATTCTCGGTTGGATAGCGGCTCTTACCCACATGGCACCAGGTGACAGCTGTACGGTTATTATTCCACAAAATATGGCCTATGGCTCGGCGATGCAATCATCTCTTATATTGCCCTATTCCACACTTAAATTCGAAATGAAACTGATTGATATTCCCGGTTTGGAAAAACCGGCCCAATAA
- a CDS encoding LemA family protein — protein MKKTLLIILAVLIIFVIWAISFGIRTNNQMVTKEEAVNSQWSKVENQYQRRADLIPNLVNTVKGYASHEKETLDAVVSARAKATQITIDPADLDENSLKKYQEAQGELSQALGRLLAVTENYPDLKANQNFLELQAQLEGTENRISTERTRYTDEVKEYNVMIRKFPASIIAGMMGFDKKPQFTAETGAEKAPEVKF, from the coding sequence ATGAAAAAAACGCTGCTCATCATTCTGGCTGTTCTTATAATATTCGTGATTTGGGCAATATCGTTCGGAATACGCACGAATAACCAAATGGTAACAAAAGAAGAAGCTGTAAATTCACAATGGTCTAAAGTAGAAAATCAATATCAAAGACGTGCGGATCTCATCCCTAATTTGGTAAACACCGTAAAAGGATATGCCTCACACGAAAAAGAAACGCTCGATGCCGTTGTAAGCGCTCGTGCTAAAGCGACTCAGATTACAATCGACCCAGCCGACCTCGATGAAAATTCACTGAAAAAGTATCAGGAAGCTCAAGGCGAACTCAGCCAGGCTTTGGGGCGACTATTGGCCGTTACCGAAAATTACCCCGATTTGAAAGCTAACCAAAACTTCCTCGAACTTCAAGCACAACTCGAAGGTACTGAAAATCGTATCTCTACCGAGCGAACTCGATATACCGATGAAGTAAAGGAATATAATGTAATGATACGTAAATTTCCCGCAAGCATAATTGCCGGTATGATGGGATTCGACAAGAAACCCCAGTTTACCGCTGAAACCGGTGCAGAAAAAGCTCCGGAAGTTAAATTTTAA
- a CDS encoding glycine--tRNA ligase, translating into MAQQEDVFKKLVSHCKEYGFVFPSSEIYDGLAAVYDYGQMGVELKNNIKKYWWDSMVLLHENIVGIDSAIFMHPTIWKASGHVDAFNDPLIDNKDSKKRYRADVLIEDLLAKMDDKIEKEVEKAAKKFGESFDEKMFRKTNPRVLEHTAKRETLHTRFAKAMNDGNLEELRQIIIDYEIVCPISGTKNWTEVRQFNLMFSTEMGSTADGSTKIYLRPETAQGIFVNYLNVQKTGRMRLPFGIAQIGKAFRNEIVARQFVFRMREFEQMEMQFFVRPGEELKWFEKWKQTRLKWHKALGLGDKKYRFHDHEKLAHYANAATDIEFEMPFGFKEVEGIHSRTNFDLSNHEKYSGKKLQYFDPELNESYVPYVIETSIGVDRMFLSVMSAAYKEETLEGGESRVVLRLPAALAPIKLAVLPLVKKDGLPEKAREIIDSLRFDFRCQYDEKDSIGKRYRRQDAIGTPFCITVDHQSLEDNTVTIRFRDTMKQERVAIADLHNIIGEQVSMKTLFKKIIE; encoded by the coding sequence ATGGCACAACAAGAAGACGTTTTCAAGAAATTAGTATCTCATTGTAAAGAATACGGTTTCGTTTTCCCTTCGAGCGAAATCTATGACGGGCTCGCAGCTGTATATGATTACGGCCAGATGGGGGTTGAATTGAAAAACAACATAAAAAAATATTGGTGGGACAGTATGGTCCTGCTTCATGAAAATATTGTAGGTATCGATTCTGCGATCTTTATGCATCCGACTATATGGAAGGCATCGGGACATGTAGACGCATTCAACGACCCGCTTATCGATAATAAAGACTCTAAAAAACGCTACCGTGCCGATGTACTGATCGAAGATTTACTGGCCAAAATGGACGATAAAATCGAAAAAGAAGTCGAAAAGGCAGCCAAAAAATTCGGAGAAAGTTTCGACGAAAAAATGTTTCGCAAAACCAATCCGAGAGTACTCGAACATACAGCAAAAAGAGAAACTCTTCACACCCGTTTTGCTAAAGCGATGAACGATGGCAATCTCGAAGAGCTAAGGCAAATCATCATCGATTACGAAATTGTATGCCCTATAAGCGGAACGAAAAATTGGACCGAGGTAAGACAATTCAACTTGATGTTTTCTACCGAAATGGGATCGACAGCAGACGGAAGCACTAAAATATACTTACGCCCCGAAACGGCTCAAGGAATCTTTGTAAACTATCTGAATGTACAGAAAACCGGACGGATGCGTTTACCTTTCGGTATCGCACAAATCGGGAAAGCATTCCGTAACGAAATCGTCGCCCGCCAGTTCGTATTTCGTATGCGGGAATTCGAACAAATGGAAATGCAGTTTTTCGTACGCCCGGGAGAAGAATTAAAATGGTTCGAAAAATGGAAACAAACCCGTCTTAAATGGCATAAGGCTCTCGGGCTCGGAGATAAAAAATACCGTTTTCACGATCACGAAAAGTTGGCTCATTATGCCAATGCGGCAACCGATATAGAATTTGAAATGCCTTTCGGTTTCAAAGAAGTTGAAGGCATTCACTCCCGCACCAATTTCGATTTAAGCAATCATGAAAAATATTCCGGGAAAAAATTACAATATTTCGATCCCGAACTCAACGAATCGTATGTACCTTATGTTATAGAAACGTCGATCGGTGTCGATCGCATGTTCCTGAGTGTGATGTCTGCCGCCTATAAAGAAGAAACGCTCGAAGGCGGCGAAAGCAGGGTCGTTTTACGCTTGCCGGCAGCACTTGCCCCCATTAAATTGGCCGTATTGCCTTTAGTAAAAAAAGACGGACTTCCTGAAAAAGCCAGGGAAATCATCGATTCCCTGAGATTCGATTTCAGATGTCAATACGACGAAAAAGATTCGATCGGAAAACGTTACCGTCGTCAAGATGCAATCGGGACACCGTTCTGCATCACCGTCGATCATCAATCACTCGAAGACAATACGGTTACTATCCGTTTCAGAGACACGATGAAACAGGAACGTGTCGCTATCGCCGATCTTCATAATATAATCGGCGAACAAGTAAGCATGAAAACATTATTTAAAAAAATAATCGAATAA